A part of Camelus ferus isolate YT-003-E chromosome 6, BCGSAC_Cfer_1.0, whole genome shotgun sequence genomic DNA contains:
- the LOC116664147 gene encoding serine/arginine repetitive matrix protein 1-like, producing MVTVETGTGQDCFIRWLSEAADEAPDHPCPPPSSPRPWSLVPSLGHSPLPVPVPLEESLQACPSRFRPSPGISLGVRGSRHTPKAQSQRRSPSPPGLSRKEHRGHSCRPLPRRPRTPPWARPSGSAPPLAPPPGRRLSCPPNGSAFPSSVSSWILIFYTM from the exons ATGGTGACTGTGGAAACCGGGACGGGGCAGGATTGCTTTATTAGGTGGCTGTCAGAGGCGGCTGACGAAGCCCCTGACCACCCCTGTCCTCCGCCCTCCTCACCCCGTCCCTGGAGTCTCGTCCCCAGCCTGGGCCACTCTCCTCTGCCCGTCCCTGTTCCCCTTGAAGAGTCTCTCCAGGCCTGCCCTTCCCGGTTCAGGCCCTCCCCGGGCATTTCCTTGGGCGTGAGGGGGAGCAGACACACCCCGAAAGCTCAGTCACAGCGCCGCTCTCCGTCACCGCCCGGCCTCTCCAGGAAGGAGCACCGAGGACACTCGTGCCGGCCCCTCCCGCGTCGTCCGCGGACCCCGCCCTGGGCGCGCCCCTCGGGCTCGGCTCctcccctggccccgccccctggaAG ACGATTGTCATGCCCTCCAAACGGATCCGCCTTCCCCAGTTCGGTGTCCTCCTGGATATTGATTTTCTACACAATGTAA